gatgcaGTGCGTAACTTTGGTTGACTACTATGTCCCTCTTTTCTTCATACAACTTGAGTCGTTTCAACCTCAAGATTTCTGCAAgaggatgaatctttgtgacAAAGTGGCTGCTCTTGTTGAAGAAGCCCGTCAGGATAGTTGCGCTGTATGCCACAAGACTGTTTCAGATATTCTCATCAAACTCCAAGATCCCGACACACAGGTTAGTACTTAGTAGTAATAACTACAAGATGATGTTTAATTAATTATGCATTCTGTGTCATCATAGTTGATATACTGACTTTGTTTTCGGTTTGATTATCCAGTTGGATATAGTTGAGCTACTTCTCAAGGGATGCAAATCATTCAAGAACTATGAGAAGAAGGTTAGAATTAATCAAGTTTCAATAGATAACAACTCAACTTAACAACCCTGCCTGGTTGTGTTTCCTTCTGTTTCTTTGGTTGGTGTTCTTCTCATTTTTACCAATGTTGTGTATATGTTACTACAGTGCAAGAAGTTGGTGTTCGAGTATGGACCTCTCATCCTCGTAAATGCAAACGATTTCATAGTGAAAAATGACGTCTGCAAACTCTTACGCGCATGTCCAGCCGAGAAAACGGTTCTAACGCAGCCCGGGACGGCAGATTCCTGAATGTTAAAATGATGGCTGCAGGAAATACAACCGCTGTGTGTTTTGCATAAGAACAGTTGGAGACTTTGTGAACTGTCTGTATGTATGGACGGACTTAGACACACATTCCCTTCCGTAAACGTTTCTTTTGAGCGAGTTATAAAGAAAAAGTGATTGTTAAGAACttgtgttattattatttacGCACACACTTTACAGACAACGTGAAGCTCTGTTTTATAGAGCTTGGAAAGACAAAAGAGATTTGGAGAGAGAGACACAGATACGAGAGAGAttttgagagagaaaaaaaagatttgctACAGATTTGATCTTATCCTTCTTGAAGCTTGACGAATGGGCTTGAGCGTTGTTCGACTGGAGCTGAGCCCACCTGGCGTTTAACATCTTCAGCCTGCACTTGCTCTCCTATAAACTGCAGAGAGTTCGTTGATGGTTTGTTGTAACTTACACCCCCCTTCAAACTTGAGGTGGGTGAATAACCAACTCCAAGTTTGTGTCTGTGATGAATAAATGCAGCTTTAGGAAGAGGTTTGGTAAAGATATCTGCAGTTTGAAAAGCAGCAGATATATGTCGGGTTTCAATGAGACCGAGAGCTACTCTTTCTCTTATGTAATGCCAGTCTAGTTCAAAGTGTTTGGTCCTAGCATGAAAGCCAGGATTTACACTGAGTTGAACTGCTGAGAGATTGTCACAGTGCAGAATAGCAGGACCCAACTGAGGAACTTT
The nucleotide sequence above comes from Brassica napus cultivar Da-Ae chromosome A9, Da-Ae, whole genome shotgun sequence. Encoded proteins:
- the LOC106367673 gene encoding prosaposin-like, yielding MGPKAGTLVIILLGLTLLSDARSFLHSSLDSEKVIKNEKVCTLCEEYVNVAISYLENNQTQAQIIEDLHDRCSHMRGFAQQCVTLVDYYVPLFFIQLESFQPQDFCKRMNLCDKVAALVEEARQDSCAVCHKTVSDILIKLQDPDTQLDIVELLLKGCKSFKNYEKKCKKLVFEYGPLILVNANDFIVKNDVCKLLRACPAEKTVLTQPGTADS